One window from the genome of Spirosoma rhododendri encodes:
- a CDS encoding ABC transporter ATP-binding protein: MNLLIDGLTKTYDNGVKALNGVSLTIEPGLFGLLGPNGAGKSSLMRTIATLQLPDQGRIVMQDVNGQDIDVLTQPDELRKILGYLPQDFGVYPRIDAVTLLDHLAVLKGIHNGKERKEVVETLLQRVNLWEARKKNLSGYSGGMRQRFGIAQALLGNPKLIIVDEPTAGLDPAERNRFLNLLAGLGQEAIVILSTHIVEDVQELCAQMAIINKGTVLLSGHPLDAVQMVQGVIWKKSVAPGDLDLMHRMYAVINDRMVAGQPMVYVYATSQPAPGFVRVEAGLEEVYFTEITDAENRYHAQRTVPIPAL, encoded by the coding sequence ATGAACCTACTAATCGACGGCCTGACCAAAACCTACGACAACGGGGTAAAGGCCCTCAACGGCGTTTCGCTGACTATCGAACCGGGCCTGTTCGGCTTACTGGGTCCCAATGGGGCCGGTAAATCGTCGCTGATGCGTACCATCGCTACGCTCCAACTGCCCGATCAGGGCCGCATCGTGATGCAGGACGTTAACGGGCAGGACATCGACGTGCTGACCCAGCCCGACGAACTGCGCAAAATACTGGGCTATCTGCCGCAGGATTTTGGCGTATACCCCCGCATCGATGCCGTAACCCTGCTCGATCACTTGGCCGTACTGAAAGGCATTCACAACGGCAAGGAGCGCAAAGAAGTAGTCGAGACGCTGCTCCAGCGCGTCAACCTGTGGGAAGCCCGTAAGAAAAACCTGAGTGGCTACTCGGGCGGCATGCGGCAGCGGTTCGGTATCGCGCAGGCGTTGCTTGGCAACCCCAAACTGATTATTGTCGATGAGCCAACCGCCGGTCTTGACCCCGCCGAGCGCAACCGCTTTCTGAATCTGCTGGCGGGGCTGGGTCAGGAGGCCATCGTGATTTTATCGACGCATATTGTGGAAGACGTACAGGAACTGTGCGCGCAAATGGCGATCATCAACAAAGGCACCGTGCTGCTGTCGGGCCACCCGCTCGACGCCGTGCAGATGGTGCAGGGCGTGATCTGGAAAAAGAGCGTGGCCCCCGGCGATCTCGATTTGATGCACCGCATGTACGCCGTCATCAACGACCGTATGGTGGCGGGTCAGCCGATGGTGTACGTGTATGCCACGTCGCAACCCGCGCCCGGTTTTGTTCGGGTGGAGGCCGGTCTGGAAGAGGTGTATTTCACGGAAATCACCGACGCCGAAAACCGCTATCACGCCCAGCGTACCGTACCTATCCCCGCCCTCTAA